The nucleotide sequence GAAACCGGTCATCGATCGTTGTTATCCTTTGGAGCAAGCCGCCGAGGCGCATCGGTATGTCGATCAGGGCCACAAAAAAGGAAATGTAGTCTTAACATTAAAATGAATTAATTGGTGAAGGGGGATTACCTATGCGCAAGAGAGGTACATCAGACAATGCCATGGCGTATGGACTGACAATAGGAGTTGCATTAGGAACGGCTTTTGGTTTCATGTTTAATAACTTTGCTCTTGGTGTGGCAATCGGTATTGCACTTGGGGCCGGAATCGGTGCATCAGTTGTACGGATAGAAGTGGGCGGCATGATGTAATAAATTCTTTTTCGATGTAAATCGAGGAGGAGCGACCGCGATACAGCGGTACTCGGATTGTCCATATCGAATTTAAAATAGGCATCTCATGAGTTCAATTCGAACTTTGTGAGATGCCTATTTATTATGCGTTGCAAGCGCGAACTTAAAGTTTTCTTTACATTTCACAAATGGGCGAATCAACCATGCTAAGATAGAATCTCTATGGTATTTAGTATCACTTTTTCGTCAGGTGCTACGAATGCAACAGCATTCACTTTTAAGGATCCCTATTTTGAAACAGCGGTGCAGAATGGTGTCGCAAGTAGTCGCAACTGGTTCAGTCTTGCTTTAGTTGTGAACGCCTAATCGTAATGGAGGAGAACCAATTGAGACAGATCAGAAGCATCGTAATATCCATTTTAGTTGTTTGCCTGGCTTTCACGGCCGGAGTACCTGTCAGTGAAGCGGCTGGCAGGGGAAAGATAGGCTTCGCCAGCGACATAACCGGAAGCCCCGGAGATACGATCACGGTAAAAGTTTATGTTGACATGACCATGGTGAGTGAATCGTGGGAACTCAATCCTAGTGTTGGCCTTGAAGGCTATGGCACCGCCTTTTCCTTCGTAAGCTGGGGAGGATGGGTTCAAGACGGCAATCAGGAGCGCCATTTCAGAGATTTGAAGTTGAAAATAGCTGAAGATGCCGTGCAGGGCGTATACCAGATTACCATAAACCGGGAAAACACGTTGTATCAGCTAAATGGTGTCGATGCGACGAGCTATGATACGTTCGACAAAACGATCACGGTTCTCGGATATACGGTAGCGCCCATTGCCGACCAGACGTTGAGCCCGCTGATCGAAGGGTATGATTCCGGTTCTCAGGAAACGATACCGATCGATACGACACGCACCGGCAGCGGCAATCTGGCCAATTTGCAAGCGCAGCTCAGCGGCGCGAACGCGAACGATTTCGTTGTGACACAGCCGCAGCCGAATATGTTGAATACCGTAGGGGATGCCGCTTCCTTCAGCGTCAAAGCAATAGATGGCCTTACGCCGGGCACGTATACGGCAACGGTAACCGTATCAGCCGACAGGATGGCGGCGGGAGCAACATTTTCGGTGACGCAGGTTGTATACCAGCGTCTGTCGATTACCAGCCATCCGCAGGACCAACTCGCGAAAGAAGGCGACGACGCAAGCTTCGGCGTAACGGCGACAGGCGGGAGTCCTACCTATCAATGGCAGGAGGATACAGGAGAAGGCTTCTCGAACATGGCGGGTCAGAACGGAGCGACGTTGAATCTGTCAGCGGTAACCGGGGATATGTCGGGACGCCAGTATCGCGTCGTGGTCGCTACCGGCGACGGGCAAACCGACACATCGAACGCTGCGCAGCTCACCGTGAAGAACGTTCCAGGTACGTTCGAGCTTCTTGGCGCTTCGGGATCCGACGGCAAAGTTACGTTGACCTGGACGCCGTCAAGCGGTGCGACCGTTTACAAAGTATACAAAAGCGAGACGGCAGGCAATTATGCCGGGGCGGAAGAACGCACAGTAGCGGCAAACGTATACGAGTACGAGTGGTCGGGGTTGACAAACGGCGCGACATACTACTTCAAGGTGAAAGCCGAGAACGAGGTCGGAGACAACACATCGAACGAGAAGAGCGCAACACCGCAGGTTCCAGCGCCTGGAGTACCGGTACTGGGGCTTGCTACACCGGGAGATGCCCGAATAAGCCTAACGTGGGATCCGGTGATCGGTTCCACGGGGTACAAAATATTCAAAAGCACGACCTCTGGCACTTATGGATCAGAGGAAGCTTCGGTAAGCGGTTCGGTATACGGTTATGATGTAACAGGATTAACAAACGGCACAAAGTACTATTTTGTCATCAAAGCGACGAACCCGGGAGGAGACAGTACTGCTTCCAATGAAGTGATTGCAACGCCGCGAACGGTTCCATCGGCTCCGACGGGCGTAACTGCGGTGGCTGGCAATGGACATGCAACGGTAAGCTTTACTACCCCGGCGAATGGCGGAAGCGACATTACTTACTACGAGGTTACGGCTATGCCGGGAAATATTACCGTAACAGGGACGGGGAGTCCGATCACGGTAACAGGGCTATCCAACGGAGTAGCGTATTCGTTTACGGTACAAGCTGTCAATAGTGCGGGCAGTAGCGTGGCTTCCGACGCCTCTAATTCCGTGACGCCGAGAAGGCCGTCCGACAGCAGTATGACATCGACGCCATCTCCAACGCCTGCTACTCCATCGCCTACGGTTGATGTATTTAATAGCAGCATTGTTAATGAAGCCAACTTAGTACAGACGATTGAATCCAAAGCAGCGGAAGCTAAGGAAGCAAATGCTGCAATGGACTTTGCTGATGCGCAAGGGCACTGGGCTGAAAAGACAATCGATATCTTCGTCCAATTGAATCTGATTAATGGCTACAAAGATGGTACGTTTAGACCGAACAGTCCGATCACACGCGCTGAGTTTGCAACGATTTTGAATCGCGCGTTCCATATCCAAGGTGGCAGCAATACGAGTGTTGTATTGAAGGACATCGACGCTACTTGGGCTAAAGATGATATTGAGAACCTAGTAGTGGCAGGGGTAATCAACGGCTACACGGACGGTACGTTCAAGCCGAATCAAACGATTACACGAGAAGAAATGACCGTCATGCTGTCCCGCATAGTAAACCTTAACAGCTTGGAGAAGGACACCGCAAAAGGCCATTTCAGTGATCTAAGTGATGCTTATGCAGTTGAGGAGATCCAAGTGGCAGCGCAGGCAGGTATCGTTAGCGGTAAAGGGGATGGAAGATTCGATCCCAAGAGCGATGCCACACGTGCAGAAGCGTTGCAGATGATCTTGAATGTGCTCAAGCTTAACCCACAGCTGAAGACGTTGTTGGATTCGCTTGCGTAATAGGTAGATGGAAGGCACCTAGTCGGGCTCCTTCGAATTCTCAGTACAGTATTCGAAATGATGAAGAACTTCCCGGAGAATTTCAATAATGAAATCACACTCACTTTCAAGTTCGATCCACAGAAAGTGAAGAAGGATCAAGAGGTTGCCGTATATTACTATGATGAGTTGAAGAAGGAATGGGTGAAAGTCGGCGGAACGGTAAGCGACAATCGCATTACTGTCAAAGTTAATCACTTTAGAACAAATAATTAGCTGTTGTTTTATAAAAGTCCGATCGGGGTCTTGACCCTGATTGGACTTTTTATTTGTCTGCGTGCCCAGAGGCAAGCATTATCTAGTTGCTGAAAGTCCAACCGAAGGATGAGCCAAGCCACCTTTGTAGCTAGGATACCTGCGTATGGCGAAATCTGTGCGTAGAAGCGTATCGACGAAAGTACCTGTAAGAGATTGGTGTGCGCAGATCGTCATGCGCGAACTTAAAGTTTTCTTTACATTTCACAAATGGGCTAATCTACTATGATAGAATCGAAGATATTTTGACGAATCTTGTAGCTAATAGCGTGAGCTTCAATGTTGGTGTGGCCACGCCAGACTTGGTGTAGGATAAAAAAGGGGGAACCGATTTGAAAAAGATAGCGGTATTATTGTTGGCTTTGATTTTATGTGCACAAACCTTCACTCCCGGTTCAAGGTCATTCGCATCAACCGTAGATGGGATTATTCTTACCTTATCTACAAACAAGGTTTTAGTTGATTCGGGTGAAGAATTCAGCTATCTCATTTACTATTCTACCTCTTCAACATTTGGCGACTATGCGGATCCTAGAATTTCGTTTACTGTCCCGCTAGGGGTAACGTTCACGAGTAGAGCGGACAGTTCGATTACGACGAGTACAGTTACCGATTCAATTGCTTTTCCGGGGCAGAAGGAGGTCACATTTCAATTTAAAGGCGGGATTTTGCCTGCGGGTGCAGCCGGTCAACTTGTGGTAAATGGGAAGTTTGAAAATTACGTTACGCCCGATGGCACAACGGCGACAACGAATGCCGTATTTACGGCAATTGAAAATGGCACTCTTGTATCAATGGAATTCAATGAGGCGACGGTGACCTCCCATGCATCCGCACCTTGGAGTATTGAAATGAGGAAAATACTTCCAATCCCAGAACCTTTTAAAGGCTCCGATGCGCAATATGAAATCGTCGTGAAACCTGTTAACGGGGACAAGAATGGTTCGCTAGATATTCAAGATATTGTCGTTACAGCGAGATTAGCTGCCGGCGCAGTATTCGTTTCGGCTGACAATGGTGGAACAACAGGTCCAGATAATACCGTAGTGTGGAATTTAAGCGACGGCCTTCGGAATGCGAAGAAGCTGAAACTTCTCGTCAATTTTCCTACTTCCATATCTGCAAATGAAGTGACTACAGGTGTGGAGATGAGTTATACACCTCTTGGTGGAACGCCCTTTACAATTGCTTCTAGTGTCACGCATGGCTTCGAAACATCGCCAAAAGATGCGGAAACTTCGTTTAATCTCTATGCCGTCCAACGAGAGATATCACATGGTCAAACCGTAAAATGGAACCTCTCTGGCTTATCCAACAAATCAAACGTAGCGTTGTATAATAGTGTATTGGAAATATTGACGCCTACTCACACGATATCGGGTACACCAATCGCACTGGAACTGCAGTCGGTCAAGATGGCCGCTTTTTCGGGTATAGCGACTTATGAAGTGTACTATACGTTAACAGAAGACCCTGCAGCGGTTGATTGGATGCAATGGACCACCACAAATGCAAGTACTTCAACAACTCTTAACGCTACAGAACTCGGAACTGTAAAAGGAATCCAGGTTAGATTCGAAACTTTACCAATCAACTGGAGCCAAGAGAGCGATTTTGAGTTTACGTATAAGGTTCCCAGCGATTTTCCCGTACCCTTGAGTTCAAGCGAGATCATCCGTTCGTCGGCTAATTATTATTATGTTTTTGACGGAGCTACGAAGAAAATATCTGATGATAGCGAGACTTCCATCGTAATGCATCGTCCGCTGCTTGAGCTGCAGAATACCGTTAGTCAACCAAGCGCAGCTCCTTCGGAAACCGTGACTTATACCTTATCGGTTACGAATCACGATCAGCTAAGCTCTGACAAGTTGGATAACCCCGTCATCTATAATATGTTGCCAGCAGATCTGGAATACGTGCCGAATTCGTTGATGATTACTAAACCAGCAGGCCTTCCCCTTGATCCAATGTTCACAGCTGAGCCCCAAGCTTCGGGTGAAACGAAATTGACCTGGAGCTGGGATGAGATTAACCCGGGAGTACTCCTCATCGGAGAAAAAGTACAGATCCAGTTTAAAGCGAAGATAAGACCGGGAACGCAACTCAAGACAGTCATGAATACGTTTGGCGTAGAATCGCTTCTTCTTTACTTGAATGACGTTAACTACAGTAATCATAAAACACCTATTAATACACCTAGTAATACACCTGCGGATGGGTTTTACCGAGTTGAAGCAACGAGCAGCATGACGGTGACTTCGAGTGCCGCTCTCCAATCCCGGTTGTGGGTAAAGGGAGAGTTGGATGCAAGCTGGTCGGAAACGACGGGATCTACGACTCCTGGTGGCCAAGCGTTGTATCGATTGGAAATCCAAAATATCGGCAATGTCCCAATGAAGGGACTCACCATCGTAAATCCATTCCCGCGGATTGGCGATACGGCTGTTCTTAATGGCAGTGTCCCGCGCGGAAGTCAGTGGGGTCCCGTGCTCATGGGAGCGGTCGATGCGCCATCCTATGTGACGGTATTTTACTCAACAACGTCTGGAATCAGTATGAATCCGACAACAGGGGTAGATAATGGCGTTTGGACAGCGGATCTTCCTGCCGATCCGACCTCGGTTACAGCAATTAAATTGATATTTGATCCCTACTATGTGATGGATCCCCTGAATACGACAACTTTGGAATGGGCGATGAGAGCGCCAGTCGGAGCGCCGACTGGCGGCGAGATTGCTTGGAACTCTTATGCTTATCGAGTGAAAACTGAATTAGGGCAGTCCCTTTTACCTGCAGAGCCTAATAAGGTCGGAATAAAGATTCAAAGCTCGCCAAAGGCTGAGATTGGTGATTTCGTCTGGCTTGATTCGAATGAGAACGGGCTGCAGGATGCGGGTGAGTCAGGGTTGAATGGCGTTACCGTCGAATTATATGACGCAATCGGCAACAAATTAGCGGAAACGGTTACTTCCAACAATTTCATAGGACAGCCAGGTGCTTACTTATTCCCGAATCTCGAACCAGGTGAATATCGGGTGGTCTTTAAACTGGCTTCTTCATACGAGGCTGTGAATCCCAAGCTCGTTACCTTGGAAGATGGAGAAAAAAACTCCTCCCTTAATGCAGGGTTAGTGCTTAAAAAAGGGAAGATCGGACACTATGTATGGGTCGATACGAATGAGAATGGGTTGCAGGATGCGGGAGAGTCAGGGCTGAATGGCATAAAGGTCCATCTATACAACGGGTCAGGCAAGCTGGCCACAACGACATCTGCAACGCATAACGGGCAAGACGGGCACTATGTATTCGATAATCTAAATCCGGGTAATTATCAGGTTGAATTTGTATTGCCGTCAGTTAAATACGGATTTACAGGGAAAACTGTAGGCGCCGATCCGACAATAGATTCCGATGCCGATCCGGCAACCGGGAAGACATCGGTGTTCTCGCTGGCGCAAGGGGAAGAGAACCTCACGGTTGATGCAGGCATCATTCAACTGCCGCCGTCTGGTGCACAAACAGCGACAGCATCACCAGCAACGCTGACACCTGTTGCTGGTGCGAACAATACCGTGACACTTACCGTGTATGATGAGCTTGGGAATACGGATACGAATTTCAACGGGGATTATAACGTGACCATCTCTGGCGCGGAGCAAGCGCCGAAGGGTTCATACGGAAGCTTTGCTGGAACGGCGATAAGCAGCGGATCACAGACGATCAGCGTGAGCTTCACCAATGGCGTGGCTACGCCAATCCTGGCGCTGCACAAGGCTGACGAGCAGACGATTGGGTTCAGCATTACTGGCGTAGCGACTCCTGCGACGAATACGCAGACGATTACGCCAAGTGTGGGCAGCTTGTCGGCGATGGAACTAACGCAAGATATTGTGGCACCTACAGCCAGTGGCGGTCAGTTCGCGCAGCAGCCGAAGGTGGCGCTTGTCGATGCATACGGCAATATACGAACAGGGGATAACAGCACCCAAGTCACCGTGGTGAAGAAGGATGCGGGAGCTTGGACGCTGACCGGAACGACTACCGTAACCGCAAGTGCAGGTGTAGCGACATTCAGTGATCTGGGTGCAACGAATGCGGAGCAGGTAACGGGCGTAAAGCTGGCTTTCCAGACTGGAACATTGACGGAAATTACGAGTTCAACGGTGACGTTACCGTGGTCTTCACTTACTGTACCAAACATTATATCAGTAACAGCTGGCGATGGTCATGCGGCTATTGGCTGGAATGGCGTGTATGGATCTGTTTCTTATGCGGTGTATCAACGTGAGGCTCATGAAAGTTACGGGGCAGCAATCGCGACCGTAGATGCATCCATACTTGAGTATGATGCTCTCGGATTGACCAACGGTACAACCTATTACTTCATGGTCAAGGCGATTAATCCAGCAGGAGTAAGCGATCCATCCAATGAAGTCAGCGCAACGCCGATGACGGTTCCGTCTGCCCCGACAGAGGTGCGGGCTGTTGGCGGCAACGGCCAAGCCACAATTACGTTCACTGCGCCTGATGATCAGGGCGGGAGTCCAATTACGGGATATGAAGTGACGGTATTACCGGATCAGCGTACCGTAACAGGTCATTCCAGTTCGATAACGATAACGGGATTGACCAACGGCAGTGCATATACATTCATCGTAAAGGCAATCAACAGCGTGGGCTTAAGCACGGCTTCTGTGGAATCCAATGCAGTTACGCCATACTCACCTTCCAGCGATAATAATGATGCATCACCGCCTGCTCGCTCAACAACGGAAGTAGAGGTGCTCGTTAACGGCAAGCGGGAAAAAGCCGGAATTGCAGCAACGACAGAGAAGAATGGTCGTACGATCATGACGGTAACGCTTGATTCGAAGAAGCTTGGAGACCGCCTTCAAGCGGAAGGCAGTCGTTCTGTCATTACCATTCCGTTTAGCACGCCATCTGATGCGATGATCGGTGTACTGAATGGACAGATGATTAAGGATATGGAAATCAAGCAGCAGACGATTGAGATTAAGACAGAGAAGGCGACTTACACCATTCCTGCACTGCAAATCAATATTGATGCCATCTCTGAACAGATCGGTCGAGACGTGAAACTGGAAGATATTCAAATTGAAATTGAAATATCCGAGCCTACCGAGGAACAATTGAAGATCGTGGAAAATGCGGTTCATCAGGGAGCGTATACACTCGTTGTACCTCCACTAAACTTCTCAGTCAGGGGCAGTTACGGTGATGTGACCGTTGATGTGTCCAAGTTTAACGCTTATGTAAGTAGAACATTTGCCATTCCATATGGTGTTGACCCGAATAAGATCACTACAGGCGTTGTGGTTGATCCAGATGGGACGGTTCGCCATGTACCTACCACAATCGAACGAATAGATGGTAAGTATTATGCAACGATTAATAGTCTGACAAACAGCACGTATGCTCTCATCTGGAAACCAGTGGTGTTCAAGGATGTAGTTAGTCATTGGGCAGAGAAAGCTGTGAATGAAATGGGATCACGTTTGGTGGTTAGTGGAATCGGTAGTGATCTATACAATCCGAATCAAGCGATAACCCGTGCAGAGTTTGCGGCGATTATCGTACGGGCAATGGGGCTTAAAGAGAATAGAGGGGTAACGCCATTCTCTGATGTGCGTTCATCGGATTGGTATAGTGGTGCAGTGCTAACCGCACTGGATTACGGACTGATCAGTGGTTATGAAGACGGAACCTTCCGTCCACAGCAGCGAATCACACGCGAGCAGGCGATGGTCATGATCGCAAGAGCGATGGAAGTGACGGGGCTTAGGAATCAACTTCCTGCTCAGGATTCTAACAAGATCTTGCAATCTTATGACGATGCGAAACAAGTGTCGTTGTGGGCAAGGGACAGTGTTGCCGATGTGTTGAAGGCTGGAATTATTACAGGAAGAAGCAACTCACAGCTTGCTCCACAAGCATTGATCTCACGAGCAGAAGTTGCGGTGATCATCCAGAGACTTCTTCAGCAGTCTAAGTTAATCTAACAGATTACATCAGCCACTTTCCTTGACGGTGCTTAGGTACCGTCAAGGAAAGTGGCTTTTTGTTTGCAAAAAAATCTTCGGAGGTGAATCCCAAGGTGGCAGCAATACGAGTGTTGTATTGAAGGACATCGACGCTACTGGATGGAAGATTAGATCCCAAGAGCAATGCCACACGTGCAGAAGCGTTGCAGATCATCTTGAATGTGCTGGAGTTTAACCCACAGTTGAAGACGTTGTTGGATTCGCTTGCGTATTATTAATAGGGAAATGAAAATGAGTGACGAATCGTAATCTTTGTTGAAAAGAGCATCCCTATCAGCAGGAATGCTCTAACGGTTTTAATGGGGCTAATATATGCTAAAACCTCACATAAAATAATCTAATGGTTGTACAAGAGCCTATTTGGACAGATTGCGGTTAATCTGGACTTATCTCTCCCAATAACGCCTCTCGCAACCGTTAGATTTTTGTGTCACCCTTTTTCGAGACATTAGCATCTGTGGCAACCCTTAAGCTGGTCACGTTGTCAGTAGCTCTGTGTAATGGGCCGTCCAACTTTATATCAGCTTATGTTTATACCACTGTTCTCCCTTAAATCTCAATCCAAAGATTATGCCTCGTACCGCCCATTCAGCGACCATTGCGATCCATACCCCCATCACGCCAAGCTGAAGCGTAACTCCCAATATGTAGCCAAGAATAACTCGGAATAGCCACATGGTGAGAAGCGAAGCAATCGAAGTGAATTTGGAATCGCCCGCCGCGCGCAGAGCAGAAGGTAATATAAAGCTCAATGACCAAACGATAGGCTGGGCGATTGAGATTAATAGAATGAGCTGGAAGATGTCTAATACAATAGATTCAGGTGGTGAGTACAGGTTAATTAGCCATGGAAAGATGAGTAATAAAATTGCCGTAATCAACACGAAGAAGATGCTTGAAAGGCCTAAGAATGATTTAATAAACTTTCTTGCATCGGCGATATCTCTACTCCCGATGCATTGTCCAACGACTGTAACAATCGCAACGCTTAATGCAGTTCCTCCGATTTGGAATAGCATAGATAATGAATTACTAATGGCATTGACCGTAATGGGCAATGTGCCGAGTTGAACGATATAGGTTTGTGTAATCAATTTCCCACCATTGAAGAACATTTGCTCCGCTGCAAAAGGAAGTCCAATAAACATTATTTTTTTCAAAAGCGAAACTTGTATTTTAAGCGTGTTTTTAAGCTTAAAGCGTAGCGTATGATTGTAACGTAAAAGATAGATTAGTGATGCAGCAGCTCCAATTACACGTGCACTAATTAAGGAAATCGCTAGTCCAAGCACACCCATATTCAAAATGGTAATGAATACGATGTTTAGAATAAAGTAGGACAGGTTTAGAATGACAGACAAGACGAGACAAGCTTTTGTCTCAGACACACCTCGTAAGGCTCCGACAACACCTTGATAGATGCCAATGAAGGGATAGGAGATACAACTGCCAATTAGAAATATTTTCGCATTAGCGATGACGTTTGAATCAGCACTACCAAATAGAAAGTTAATAATGGCGGAATTAAAAATGAGAACGAGCACGCAAATGACGATGGAAAGCGTAGCGACTGATGAAATCGCCTGATTTGCGGCACGAGATGCCTGCTCTTGATTTCGGCTGCCTGTGTATTGAGCGACGATAACAGTTCCACCAGTGGAGATCGCAATAAACACGCTAACAATGAAAATGTTTACCGAATCGACCATGCTTACTGCACTAACTGCTTCAACGCCTGAAGAGCTGACCATTGCTGTATTCAAAATGCTGATTAATACAATGAAGGCAGAATCCACAAAGATGGGTATAATCATCGAAAAGATTTGTTTGTAGTCCATCGAAGCTCCTGTGAAATATTTATTCAACAGGGAAATGATTGGAGTTTTCAAGTTAGTATTCATTTTTCGCATGATATCATCTCGTTCCAGTCTCACTCATCTGAGTATAGTTTGCGCTATTAATCTTGAATGCCTCTTTGGTTCAGTACATTCTCGACTTTATGTAAATGAGTTTTAATTAACTGGCTGGAAAGCTCGCTATTTTGAGCTGCTATGGCATCATAAATGGATTGATGCTCTTTGAAAAGCAGTTCGGATGAGGATTTATCCTCGAAAAACCACAGTTGACGAGTTTTTCCTATCGTTTCGGAAAGCTTATTAGAAAGTGAACTCATTAATGAATTAAGCAGATCATTATGTGAGGCGGCTGCGATAGCTAGATGAAATTCAATATCCGCCTGTTCACTCATTTGTGTATCGTTCATTTCCAATGCTTGTTGCATTTGTGTAATGATTTGTTTTAACTTCTCGAGATCCTTATCATTTCGACGCTGGGCAGCGAATGCAGCACTTCCACTTTCAAGCCAAATACGAACTTCCAATATTTCTCTCAAATTTTCCGATTCCTCGAATGGGTTCCGAGAGATGCTTTGAGAGGTAGGCAGTACTTTGTTGACGAAGGTACCTCCACCATGCTTCACATCTATCCAACCTGTAGCCTTTAATGCGCTCAATGCTTCACGAATGGTGGAGCGGCCTACGCCAAAGGAGGCACTCAAGTCAACTACGGACAGCAGTTTTTGACCAGGCTGTAAGAGACCTTCATCAATTTGTGAAAGAATGACTCTTTGCACAATCTCATGTCCCTTTTCTGTTTCTACCTTAATCGGCTGCATAGAGCTACTAACCTCCCGAAGATCTTATTATCGACTATACTGTACAACTATATTGCGTTATAATCAACATAAAGTCATCTGATGACCTGCTCACTTTTGCTTTGGAGGTATCGATCATGTTAAATGAAGCGGTAGTTAGACAATTACGAGAGATAGTCGGAGAAAAGTACTTTCGGATAGATCAAGAGGCATTAATTACACATTCCTATGATGGAACACCTATGCTACAGGCTTTGCCTGATGGCGTTATTTATCCAGAGTCAACAGAGCAAGTTTCAGAAATTATGAAAATTGCTAGCAGCAATCTAATCCCGATTGTAACAAGAGGCTCAGGTTCGAATTTATGTGGTGGTACAGTACCATTGCAGGGCGGAATTGTGATGGTTATGCATCGCATGAATAAAATCATTGAAGTGGATATGGAAAATTTAACAGCAACTGTCCAGCCGGGCGTAATTACAGGACAATTCATTACCCATGTTGAAGGGTTAGGTCTGTTTTATCCTCCAGATCCGAGCAGTATGAAAATTTCCACAATTGGCGGTAATATCGCTGAATGCTCTGGTGGTCTGAGAGGCTTAAAGTACGGAACGACGAAAGATTATGTCCTTGGCTTAACAGCAGTGCTGCCAAACGGAGCAATCTTACGGACGGGTGGAAAATTAACGAAAGATGTAGCGGGGTATGATTTGACGAAACTATTAGTAGGCTCAGAAGGGACACTTGCCGTCGTTACTGAGGCGATTCTGAAGCTTATTCCACAACCCAAAACAAAGAAAACGATGGTTGCGATGTATAAGGATATTTATGGTGCCGCGCGCACTGTATCTAAAATTATTAAAAATCAAATTATTCCAGCAACATTAGAAATATTAGATAATCCAACCATTCGTGTTGTTGATGATTTTGCAAAAATCGGGTTGCCTCACGATATGGCTGCAATTCTCATAATTGAGCAGGATGGAGAACCAGAGGTGGTTGAACGTGATATTGAAAAGATACGACTCATTTGCAAGGAAGAGCAGGCGGATCGTATTGATGTAGCAGCGGATCGTGAAGAAGCTGAAAAGCTGCTGACAGCGAGACGAAGCGCATTTACCGCATTAGCTCGCCTTCGTCCGACGACGATGCTTGAGGATGCAACTGTCCCTCGTTCAAAAATTGCGGACATGATATTGCGAACAAATGCCATTGCCCAAAAA is from Candidatus Cohnella colombiensis and encodes:
- a CDS encoding SdrD B-like domain-containing protein, giving the protein MKKIAVLLLALILCAQTFTPGSRSFASTVDGIILTLSTNKVLVDSGEEFSYLIYYSTSSTFGDYADPRISFTVPLGVTFTSRADSSITTSTVTDSIAFPGQKEVTFQFKGGILPAGAAGQLVVNGKFENYVTPDGTTATTNAVFTAIENGTLVSMEFNEATVTSHASAPWSIEMRKILPIPEPFKGSDAQYEIVVKPVNGDKNGSLDIQDIVVTARLAAGAVFVSADNGGTTGPDNTVVWNLSDGLRNAKKLKLLVNFPTSISANEVTTGVEMSYTPLGGTPFTIASSVTHGFETSPKDAETSFNLYAVQREISHGQTVKWNLSGLSNKSNVALYNSVLEILTPTHTISGTPIALELQSVKMAAFSGIATYEVYYTLTEDPAAVDWMQWTTTNASTSTTLNATELGTVKGIQVRFETLPINWSQESDFEFTYKVPSDFPVPLSSSEIIRSSANYYYVFDGATKKISDDSETSIVMHRPLLELQNTVSQPSAAPSETVTYTLSVTNHDQLSSDKLDNPVIYNMLPADLEYVPNSLMITKPAGLPLDPMFTAEPQASGETKLTWSWDEINPGVLLIGEKVQIQFKAKIRPGTQLKTVMNTFGVESLLLYLNDVNYSNHKTPINTPSNTPADGFYRVEATSSMTVTSSAALQSRLWVKGELDASWSETTGSTTPGGQALYRLEIQNIGNVPMKGLTIVNPFPRIGDTAVLNGSVPRGSQWGPVLMGAVDAPSYVTVFYSTTSGISMNPTTGVDNGVWTADLPADPTSVTAIKLIFDPYYVMDPLNTTTLEWAMRAPVGAPTGGEIAWNSYAYRVKTELGQSLLPAEPNKVGIKIQSSPKAEIGDFVWLDSNENGLQDAGESGLNGVTVELYDAIGNKLAETVTSNNFIGQPGAYLFPNLEPGEYRVVFKLASSYEAVNPKLVTLEDGEKNSSLNAGLVLKKGKIGHYVWVDTNENGLQDAGESGLNGIKVHLYNGSGKLATTTSATHNGQDGHYVFDNLNPGNYQVEFVLPSVKYGFTGKTVGADPTIDSDADPATGKTSVFSLAQGEENLTVDAGIIQLPPSGAQTATASPATLTPVAGANNTVTLTVYDELGNTDTNFNGDYNVTISGAEQAPKGSYGSFAGTAISSGSQTISVSFTNGVATPILALHKADEQTIGFSITGVATPATNTQTITPSVGSLSAMELTQDIVAPTASGGQFAQQPKVALVDAYGNIRTGDNSTQVTVVKKDAGAWTLTGTTTVTASAGVATFSDLGATNAEQVTGVKLAFQTGTLTEITSSTVTLPWSSLTVPNIISVTAGDGHAAIGWNGVYGSVSYAVYQREAHESYGAAIATVDASILEYDALGLTNGTTYYFMVKAINPAGVSDPSNEVSATPMTVPSAPTEVRAVGGNGQATITFTAPDDQGGSPITGYEVTVLPDQRTVTGHSSSITITGLTNGSAYTFIVKAINSVGLSTASVESNAVTPYSPSSDNNDASPPARSTTEVEVLVNGKREKAGIAATTEKNGRTIMTVTLDSKKLGDRLQAEGSRSVITIPFSTPSDAMIGVLNGQMIKDMEIKQQTIEIKTEKATYTIPALQINIDAISEQIGRDVKLEDIQIEIEISEPTEEQLKIVENAVHQGAYTLVVPPLNFSVRGSYGDVTVDVSKFNAYVSRTFAIPYGVDPNKITTGVVVDPDGTVRHVPTTIERIDGKYYATINSLTNSTYALIWKPVVFKDVVSHWAEKAVNEMGSRLVVSGIGSDLYNPNQAITRAEFAAIIVRAMGLKENRGVTPFSDVRSSDWYSGAVLTALDYGLISGYEDGTFRPQQRITREQAMVMIARAMEVTGLRNQLPAQDSNKILQSYDDAKQVSLWARDSVADVLKAGIITGRSNSQLAPQALISRAEVAVIIQRLLQQSKLI
- a CDS encoding MATE family efflux transporter yields the protein MRKMNTNLKTPIISLLNKYFTGASMDYKQIFSMIIPIFVDSAFIVLISILNTAMVSSSGVEAVSAVSMVDSVNIFIVSVFIAISTGGTVIVAQYTGSRNQEQASRAANQAISSVATLSIVICVLVLIFNSAIINFLFGSADSNVIANAKIFLIGSCISYPFIGIYQGVVGALRGVSETKACLVLSVILNLSYFILNIVFITILNMGVLGLAISLISARVIGAAASLIYLLRYNHTLRFKLKNTLKIQVSLLKKIMFIGLPFAAEQMFFNGGKLITQTYIVQLGTLPITVNAISNSLSMLFQIGGTALSVAIVTVVGQCIGSRDIADARKFIKSFLGLSSIFFVLITAILLLIFPWLINLYSPPESIVLDIFQLILLISIAQPIVWSLSFILPSALRAAGDSKFTSIASLLTMWLFRVILGYILGVTLQLGVMGVWIAMVAEWAVRGIIFGLRFKGEQWYKHKLI